One Kitasatospora sp. NBC_01287 DNA window includes the following coding sequences:
- a CDS encoding response regulator transcription factor — MIRVLLADDQALVRAGFRALLDAQADLTVVGEAGDGAAAVELTAELRPDVVLMDIRMPGLDGLAATRRITARPELAEVKVVVLTTFELDEYVFEALRGGAAGFLVKDTEPADLLRAVRVVAAGDALLSPGATRRLIGEFAARSKPPEPTAGPALDRLTEREREVLALVGLGLSNAEIARRLVVSPLTAKTHVSRAMVKSGARDRAQLVVLAYESGLVRPGWLG, encoded by the coding sequence ATGATCCGGGTCCTGCTGGCGGACGACCAGGCACTGGTGCGGGCCGGCTTCCGGGCGCTGCTGGACGCGCAGGCCGACCTGACGGTGGTCGGTGAGGCCGGCGACGGCGCGGCGGCCGTCGAGCTGACCGCCGAACTGCGCCCCGACGTGGTGCTGATGGACATCCGGATGCCCGGCCTGGACGGGCTGGCGGCCACCCGCCGGATCACCGCCCGCCCCGAGCTGGCCGAGGTCAAGGTGGTAGTGCTGACCACCTTCGAGCTGGACGAGTACGTCTTCGAGGCGCTGCGCGGCGGTGCGGCCGGCTTCCTCGTCAAGGACACCGAGCCGGCCGATCTGCTGCGCGCGGTGCGGGTGGTGGCGGCCGGCGACGCACTGCTCTCGCCCGGGGCCACCCGCCGCCTGATCGGCGAGTTCGCCGCCCGCTCCAAGCCTCCGGAGCCGACCGCCGGCCCCGCGCTCGACCGGCTGACCGAGCGCGAACGGGAGGTGCTGGCGCTGGTCGGCCTGGGCCTGTCCAACGCCGAGATCGCCCGCCGCCTGGTGGTCAGCCCACTGACCGCGAAGACCCATGTGAGCCGCGCGATGGTCAAGTCGGGTGCCCGTGACCGGGCGCAGCTGGTGGTGCTGGCCTACGAGAGCGGCCTGGTACGGCCGGGGTGGCTGGGCTGA
- a CDS encoding MarR family transcriptional regulator, producing MHRYHLGLADLAAVSFARSPLQETVLSLRMWTHPGSYPAQQPWFRPLRPHFERLEGGPLLRSLVGANRYIPDFLTPRPNTPAPAFRTELSVVRATDPAVLRSELEKALLPPRGELPALLAEGLSDPARLLAEICLALAEYWENCLAPHWWPRAGSVLEADIVHRARTLAQHGMAAMLAELDGRLHWADGVLTINRSWDRSPDADIQVDRRGLVFLPTCFAGAANTSISTDCPPAICYPARGQGTMAEALDPPATPHALAQLLGTPKARLLTLLHEPVSTTELALRLGVTPGAVSQHLAVLLATRLVTRARHGRSVLYLRSPLGEELCH from the coding sequence ATGCACCGCTATCACCTCGGCCTGGCCGACCTCGCCGCAGTCTCCTTCGCCCGCTCACCGCTGCAGGAGACGGTGCTGAGCCTGCGGATGTGGACCCATCCGGGCAGCTACCCGGCGCAGCAGCCCTGGTTCCGCCCGCTGCGTCCGCACTTCGAACGGCTCGAAGGCGGTCCCCTGCTCCGCTCGCTGGTCGGCGCCAACCGGTACATACCGGACTTTCTGACGCCCCGTCCGAACACACCCGCCCCCGCCTTCCGCACCGAGCTGAGTGTGGTGCGGGCCACCGACCCGGCCGTACTGCGGAGCGAGCTGGAGAAGGCCCTGCTGCCACCACGGGGAGAGCTGCCCGCCCTGCTCGCCGAGGGGTTGTCGGATCCGGCGCGGCTGCTGGCGGAGATCTGCCTGGCCCTGGCGGAGTACTGGGAGAACTGCCTGGCCCCGCACTGGTGGCCCAGGGCCGGGTCGGTGCTGGAGGCGGACATCGTGCACCGCGCGCGGACGCTGGCCCAGCACGGCATGGCCGCGATGCTCGCCGAGCTGGACGGCCGGCTGCACTGGGCGGACGGCGTGCTGACCATCAACCGCAGCTGGGACCGCTCGCCGGACGCGGACATCCAGGTGGACAGGCGTGGCCTGGTCTTCCTGCCGACCTGCTTCGCCGGTGCGGCCAACACCTCGATCAGCACCGACTGTCCGCCGGCCATCTGCTACCCGGCCCGCGGCCAGGGCACCATGGCGGAGGCCCTCGACCCGCCGGCCACCCCCCACGCGCTGGCGCAGCTGCTCGGCACCCCCAAGGCGCGGCTGCTGACCCTGCTGCACGAGCCGGTCTCCACCACCGAACTGGCGCTGCGCCTGGGAGTCACCCCCGGCGCGGTGAGCCAGCACCTCGCGGTGCTGCTGGCCACCCGCCTGGTCACCCGGGCCCGGCACGGCCGCTCGGTGCTCTACCTGCGCAGCCCGCTGGGCGAGGAGCTCTGCCACTGA
- a CDS encoding MFS transporter, translating into MTTTSAAPTTSTAIPPPAPIRPRGRLLPADPVVRLLTWVTLVNSLGNGLFFTVSALYFTRILGYGLTQVGVVLTVAGLCGVLASIPAGRAADRWGSKRVAIALCAVEGVGATAYPLLHGLAAFVILSCAVTALDRGQATARSALYSEVLPSEQRVAGRAYLRAVTNVAMGLGGIVAGLTLQADTRFAYTVTVLADAASFLAVAVVMTRLPGRPPAVRAAAAARTRAERRNPALRDLPFIVITCLNAVLTLQFALLEIGVPLWIVRDTHAPRAMVAASMAINTVLVVLFQVRATRGTERPGTAARVCLRGGLLLAAGFVLVSLAHGLSPLLASVVLALGLIVEAGGEVLTQAGGWALSYDLAGDGAVGAYQGVFNAGAAAAMMVGPALVTLGVVGHGLLGWLCTGLLLAAAGAAMAPASRWAQRRATA; encoded by the coding sequence ATGACGACGACAAGCGCTGCCCCCACGACGTCCACCGCCATCCCCCCGCCCGCCCCCATCCGCCCGCGCGGCCGCCTGCTGCCCGCCGACCCGGTGGTGCGGCTGCTGACCTGGGTCACCCTCGTCAACAGCCTCGGCAACGGCCTCTTCTTCACGGTCAGCGCGCTCTACTTCACCCGGATCCTCGGCTACGGCCTGACGCAGGTCGGTGTGGTGCTGACCGTGGCCGGACTGTGCGGGGTGCTGGCCAGCATCCCCGCCGGGCGGGCCGCCGACCGGTGGGGCAGCAAGCGGGTGGCGATCGCGCTGTGCGCCGTCGAGGGGGTGGGCGCGACCGCCTACCCGCTGCTGCACGGCCTGGCCGCCTTCGTGATCCTCTCCTGCGCGGTGACCGCGCTCGACCGGGGACAGGCCACCGCGCGCAGCGCGCTCTACTCCGAGGTGCTGCCGAGCGAGCAGCGGGTGGCGGGGCGGGCCTACCTGCGGGCCGTCACCAACGTCGCGATGGGCCTGGGCGGCATCGTGGCAGGCCTCACCCTGCAGGCCGACACCCGCTTCGCCTACACCGTGACCGTGCTGGCGGACGCCGCCAGCTTCCTGGCGGTGGCGGTGGTCATGACGCGCCTGCCGGGGCGCCCGCCGGCCGTGCGCGCGGCCGCCGCCGCCCGCACCCGCGCCGAGCGGCGCAACCCAGCGCTGCGCGACCTGCCGTTCATCGTCATCACCTGCCTCAACGCCGTGCTCACCCTGCAGTTCGCGCTGCTGGAGATCGGCGTCCCGCTCTGGATCGTCCGGGACACGCACGCGCCGCGCGCCATGGTCGCGGCCTCCATGGCCATCAACACCGTGCTGGTGGTGCTCTTCCAGGTCCGGGCCACCCGGGGCACCGAGCGGCCGGGGACGGCGGCCCGGGTCTGCCTGCGCGGCGGTCTGCTGCTGGCGGCCGGCTTCGTGCTGGTCTCCCTGGCGCACGGGCTGTCGCCGCTGCTCGCCTCGGTGGTCCTGGCGCTCGGTCTCATCGTCGAGGCGGGTGGTGAGGTGCTCACCCAGGCGGGCGGCTGGGCGCTCAGCTACGACCTGGCCGGTGACGGCGCGGTCGGCGCCTACCAGGGCGTCTTCAACGCGGGTGCGGCCGCGGCCATGATGGTCGGGCCCGCCCTGGTCACCCTGGGCGTGGTCGGCCACGGGCTGCTCGGCTGGCTCTGCACCGGCCTGCTGCTCGCCGCCGCCGGGGCCGCGATGGCCCCCGCGAGCCGCTGGGCGCAGCGCCGGGCGACGGCCTGA
- a CDS encoding geranylgeranyl reductase family protein — translation MTDGPDPLDGVWDVVVVGAGPAGSSAAHAAAAQGRRVLLLDKAEHPRYKTCGGGIIGPSRDSLPPDFKLPLQDRVHAVTFALNGRFTRTRRSKRMLFGLVNRDEFDLRLVEAAQQAGAVLVCGVTVTGVEQQGGADRRTVAVTLADGRSVQARAVVGADGSASRIGRHVGVTFDQIDLGLEAEIPVPEQVARAWEGRIHLDWGPLPGSYGWVFPKTDSGTLTVGVISARGDGELTKRYLADYIRRLGLSGFTPAVESGHLTRCRAEDSPLSRGRVLVAGDAAGLLEPWTREGISYALRSGRLAGEWAVQVAEATGPQEVRRQALNYAFAVKAGLGVEMRAGKVMLEAFERRPHLFHLAVCLIDPAWRAFARTTQGHSTFAQILRQYGAARRLAALASR, via the coding sequence GTGACCGATGGCCCCGACCCGCTCGACGGTGTCTGGGACGTCGTGGTGGTCGGGGCCGGCCCGGCCGGTTCCTCGGCCGCGCACGCCGCGGCGGCGCAGGGCCGCCGGGTGCTGCTGCTGGACAAGGCCGAGCACCCCCGCTACAAGACCTGCGGCGGCGGCATCATCGGCCCGTCCCGGGACAGCCTGCCGCCGGACTTCAAGCTCCCGCTGCAGGACCGGGTGCACGCCGTCACCTTCGCGCTGAACGGCCGCTTCACCCGCACCCGGCGCTCCAAGCGGATGCTCTTCGGCCTGGTCAACCGCGACGAGTTCGACCTGCGGCTGGTCGAGGCGGCCCAGCAGGCGGGCGCGGTGCTGGTCTGCGGGGTCACCGTGACCGGCGTCGAGCAGCAGGGGGGCGCCGACCGCCGCACGGTGGCCGTGACGCTGGCCGACGGGCGCTCGGTGCAGGCCCGCGCGGTGGTCGGCGCGGACGGCAGCGCCAGCCGGATCGGGCGGCACGTCGGGGTCACCTTCGACCAGATCGATCTCGGCCTGGAGGCCGAGATCCCGGTGCCCGAGCAGGTGGCCCGCGCCTGGGAGGGCCGGATCCACCTGGACTGGGGGCCGCTGCCGGGCAGTTACGGCTGGGTCTTCCCGAAGACCGACTCCGGCACGCTGACCGTCGGGGTGATCTCGGCGCGCGGCGACGGCGAGCTGACCAAGCGCTACCTGGCCGACTACATCCGCCGCCTGGGGCTCTCCGGCTTCACTCCGGCCGTGGAGTCCGGCCACCTGACCCGCTGCCGGGCCGAGGACTCTCCGCTCTCCCGCGGCCGGGTGCTGGTGGCCGGCGACGCGGCCGGGCTGCTGGAGCCGTGGACCCGCGAGGGCATCTCGTACGCGCTGCGCTCGGGCCGGCTGGCCGGTGAGTGGGCGGTGCAGGTGGCCGAGGCGACCGGCCCGCAGGAGGTGCGGCGGCAGGCGCTGAACTACGCCTTCGCGGTCAAGGCGGGCCTGGGCGTGGAGATGCGGGCGGGCAAGGTGATGCTGGAGGCCTTCGAGCGGCGGCCGCACCTGTTCCACCTGGCGGTCTGCCTGATCGACCCGGCGTGGCGGGCTTTCGCCCGGACCACCCAGGGGCACAGCACCTTCGCCCAGATCCTGCGCCAGTACGGTGCCGCCCGCCGGCTGGCGGCGCTGGCCTCGCGCTGA
- a CDS encoding enoyl-CoA hydratase family protein, with the protein MTSAAPFVRVGTTGAVTTLELDSPHNRNALSTRLMAELAQGLATAAADPAVRAVVLGHTGKVFCAGADLSEATGSDPTVGPRGLVDIQRAIVDCPKPVIAYVNGHVRAGGLGLLGAADLAIAGPAATFAFTEVRLGLAPAVISLPLRPKLQPRAAARYYLTGETFDAVEAARIGLITLAAAAEDEAAKALEEVLAALRLASPQGLAESKRLVNAEVVRSFEQDADARVEQSARLFGSPEAQQGMKAFLERRPAPWAVDAD; encoded by the coding sequence ATGACCAGCGCAGCCCCCTTCGTCCGCGTCGGCACCACCGGCGCCGTCACCACCCTGGAGCTGGACTCCCCGCACAACCGCAACGCCCTCTCCACCCGGCTGATGGCCGAGCTGGCCCAGGGGCTGGCGACGGCTGCCGCGGACCCGGCGGTGCGCGCGGTGGTGCTCGGCCACACCGGCAAGGTGTTCTGCGCGGGCGCTGACCTCTCGGAGGCGACCGGCAGCGACCCCACGGTGGGACCGCGCGGCCTGGTCGACATCCAGCGGGCCATCGTGGACTGCCCCAAGCCGGTGATCGCCTACGTCAACGGCCATGTGCGGGCCGGCGGGCTCGGGCTGCTCGGCGCGGCCGACCTGGCGATCGCCGGGCCCGCCGCCACCTTCGCCTTCACCGAGGTGCGGCTCGGCCTGGCGCCCGCCGTCATCTCGCTGCCGCTGCGCCCCAAGCTGCAGCCGCGGGCCGCCGCGCGCTACTACCTGACCGGCGAGACCTTCGACGCGGTCGAGGCGGCCCGGATCGGCCTGATCACCCTGGCCGCCGCTGCCGAGGACGAGGCGGCCAAGGCGCTGGAGGAGGTGCTCGCCGCCCTGCGCCTGGCCTCCCCGCAGGGCCTGGCCGAGTCCAAGCGGCTGGTCAACGCCGAGGTGGTGCGCTCCTTCGAGCAGGACGCGGACGCCCGGGTCGAGCAGTCCGCCCGGCTCTTCGGCTCGCCCGAGGCCCAGCAGGGGATGAAGGCCTTCCTGGAGCGCCGCCCCGCGCCCTGGGCGGTGGACGCGGACTGA
- a CDS encoding dipeptidase, whose translation MTEPSPDLATAVRALMPRAQRELAELVAFPSIADPQLGLERECQAAAQWVADALRAEGLTNVSLIDTPDGSQSVYGELTGVPDAPTVLLYAHYDVQPQLDEAAWSTPPFELVERDGRWYGRGAADCKGNILMHLTALRALRESGGQVLPVNLKVIIEGSEEQGTGGMEQYALAHPELLTADAIVIGDVGNFAAGLPTATASLRGITEVSVEVRTLAGNLHSGQFGGAAPDALAALLKILASLYDEHGATTINGLPADQTWPGVSYPEDRFRADARVLDGVALIGTGGIADRLWARPAVTVVGIDVPSVVGSTSSVQAGARAKVSLRVPPGMSIETAQDALIAHLEQAAPWQVQLTVTRLNGGHPFLAETSGPAYEALGEAMREAFGTDMVVAGEGGSIPLCNTLRTLYPKAEIVLIGVEEPTTQIHAVNESVDPEELTRMALSEALFLRRYAQVWQG comes from the coding sequence ATGACCGAACCCTCGCCCGATCTCGCCACCGCCGTCCGCGCCCTGATGCCCCGTGCCCAGCGCGAGCTGGCCGAGCTGGTGGCGTTCCCGTCGATCGCCGATCCGCAGCTCGGGCTGGAGCGGGAGTGCCAGGCGGCGGCGCAGTGGGTGGCCGACGCGCTGCGCGCCGAAGGCCTGACCAATGTGTCGCTGATCGACACCCCCGACGGCAGCCAGTCCGTCTACGGCGAACTGACCGGGGTGCCGGACGCGCCCACCGTGCTGCTCTACGCGCACTACGACGTGCAGCCGCAGCTGGACGAAGCCGCCTGGAGCACCCCTCCGTTCGAGCTCGTCGAGCGGGACGGCCGCTGGTACGGACGCGGCGCGGCCGACTGCAAGGGCAACATCCTGATGCACCTGACGGCCCTTCGGGCGCTGCGCGAGAGCGGCGGCCAGGTGCTGCCGGTCAACCTGAAGGTGATCATCGAAGGCTCCGAGGAGCAGGGCACCGGCGGCATGGAGCAGTACGCCCTGGCGCACCCCGAGTTGCTGACCGCGGACGCCATCGTGATCGGCGACGTCGGCAACTTCGCGGCCGGCCTGCCGACCGCCACCGCCTCGCTGCGCGGCATCACCGAGGTCTCGGTCGAGGTCCGCACGCTGGCCGGCAACCTGCACTCGGGCCAGTTCGGCGGCGCCGCCCCCGACGCGCTCGCCGCGCTGCTCAAGATCCTCGCCTCGCTCTACGACGAGCACGGCGCCACCACGATCAACGGCCTGCCCGCCGACCAGACCTGGCCGGGCGTCAGCTACCCGGAGGACCGGTTCCGCGCGGACGCCAGGGTGCTGGACGGCGTCGCGCTGATCGGCACCGGCGGGATCGCGGACCGGCTCTGGGCCCGCCCCGCCGTGACGGTGGTGGGCATCGACGTGCCTTCGGTGGTCGGCTCCACCTCCTCGGTGCAGGCCGGTGCCCGGGCCAAGGTGAGCCTGCGGGTGCCGCCGGGCATGTCGATCGAGACCGCCCAGGACGCGCTGATCGCCCACCTGGAGCAGGCCGCCCCGTGGCAGGTCCAGCTCACCGTGACCCGGCTCAACGGCGGTCACCCCTTCCTCGCCGAGACCTCGGGCCCCGCCTACGAGGCGCTGGGCGAGGCGATGCGCGAGGCGTTCGGGACGGACATGGTGGTGGCCGGCGAGGGCGGCTCGATCCCGCTCTGCAACACGCTGCGCACCCTCTACCCCAAGGCCGAGATCGTGCTGATCGGCGTCGAGGAGCCGACCACCCAGATCCACGCGGTCAACGAGAGCGTGGACCCGGAGGAGCTGACCCGGATGGCGCTCTCCGAGGCGCTCTTCCTGCGGCGGTACGCACAGGTCTGGCAGGGCTGA
- a CDS encoding sensor histidine kinase, which translates to MSSSGPSGESGPPARRGPSGEPGPSAGPGPSAGPGPGPWGPPWAGRRRGGPPVVSSLLVAALQLAGTAGAVRHQVPPWVPLDAPGYLLLLIGPALLVLRRRHPAAVVVGTAAVTLGYLAAGYPYGPVFLSFAVAYCAAVQRGHRRAAVLSLLGLYGGHLLLALALPARWLRGGGGPVGAWPEFGLTALALLLAAVAELLRFRREQAAAHRAARQAAAQRRADEERLRMARELHDILAHSISLIHLQAGVALELIDDQPEQARSALITIKAASKEALGEVRQVLGTLRTPGAAAPRRPAPGLDRLPELTAQAAHAGLSVAVRTEGGERALPAGVGLAAFRIVQEALTNVIRHSAARRAELLLDWTAATGLTVQVDDPGPPAAPDTAEPAGGGNGLAGMRERVRALGGTLAAGPHAGGFRVRAYLPTTGTDRATDEEHQG; encoded by the coding sequence ATGAGCTCTTCCGGCCCGAGCGGCGAAAGCGGCCCGCCTGCCCGGCGCGGCCCGAGCGGCGAACCCGGCCCGAGTGCCGGACCCGGCCCGAGTGCCGGACCCGGACCCGGGCCGTGGGGTCCGCCCTGGGCCGGCCGGCGCCGGGGCGGCCCTCCGGTGGTCTCCTCGCTCCTCGTCGCCGCCCTCCAGCTCGCGGGCACGGCCGGGGCGGTCAGGCACCAGGTGCCGCCGTGGGTGCCGCTGGACGCCCCCGGCTACCTGCTGCTGCTGATCGGCCCCGCGCTGCTGGTGCTGCGGCGGCGCCACCCGGCCGCGGTGGTGGTGGGGACGGCCGCGGTCACCCTCGGCTACCTGGCCGCCGGCTACCCCTACGGCCCCGTCTTCCTGAGCTTCGCGGTCGCCTACTGCGCCGCGGTCCAGCGCGGCCACCGCCGCGCCGCCGTGCTGAGCCTGCTGGGCCTCTACGGCGGCCACCTGCTGCTCGCCCTCGCGCTGCCGGCCCGCTGGCTGCGCGGTGGCGGCGGCCCGGTCGGCGCCTGGCCCGAGTTCGGCCTGACCGCGCTCGCCCTGCTGCTGGCCGCCGTCGCCGAGCTGCTGCGGTTCCGCCGCGAGCAGGCCGCCGCGCACCGCGCCGCCCGCCAGGCCGCCGCCCAACGCCGGGCCGATGAGGAGCGGCTGCGGATGGCCCGCGAACTGCACGACATCCTGGCCCACAGCATCTCGCTGATCCACCTCCAGGCCGGGGTGGCCCTGGAGCTGATCGACGATCAGCCCGAGCAGGCGCGGTCCGCCCTGATCACCATCAAGGCCGCCAGCAAGGAGGCGCTCGGTGAGGTCCGCCAGGTGCTCGGCACCCTGCGGACCCCCGGCGCGGCCGCGCCGCGCCGCCCGGCCCCCGGCCTGGACCGGTTGCCCGAGCTGACCGCGCAGGCGGCGCACGCGGGACTGAGCGTCGCCGTCCGCACCGAGGGCGGCGAGCGCGCGCTGCCCGCCGGTGTGGGCCTGGCGGCCTTCCGGATCGTCCAGGAGGCGCTGACCAACGTGATCCGGCACTCGGCCGCCCGCCGCGCCGAGCTGCTGCTGGACTGGACGGCCGCCACCGGCCTGACCGTCCAGGTGGACGACCCCGGGCCGCCCGCCGCGCCGGACACGGCCGAGCCGGCGGGCGGCGGCAACGGACTGGCGGGCATGCGGGAGCGGGTCCGGGCGCTGGGTGGCACGCTGGCGGCGGGGCCGCACGCGGGTGGCTTCCGGGTGCGGGCGTACCTGCCGACCACCGGCACCGACCGCGCGACGGACGAGGAGCACCAGGGATGA